The Nitrospirota bacterium nucleotide sequence GGAACGGACACACTCTATCCTATCTCTGCAGAGCATGGCATCGGCGTGTCCGACCTCCTGGACGCGCTCTATCCGCTCCTCCCGGTCCCCGATGAAAACCCTGAGAAAACGACGATGCCCCGCATTGCCGTCGTGGGGCGACCGAATGTCGGAAAGTCCACGCTGGTGAACGCCGTGCTCGGGGAAGACCGGGTGGTCGTCAGCGATGTGCCGGGGACCACCAGAGATTCGATCGACTCCATCGCCCTCCATCAAGGACGGAATTATCTCTTCACCGATACCGCCGGCATTCGTCGTCGAGGAAAAATCGACCGGGGCATCGAAGGCTACAGCGTGGTCCGTTCGCATCTGGCTATCGGACGATCCGACCTCGGAGTCTTGCTCCTCGACGCCACGGAAGGCGTCACGGAACAGGACACCAAGATTGCCGGGATCATCATCAAGCAAGGACGAGCCTGTTTCCTCCTCGTCAATAAATGGGACCTCCGGGAAGGCGACAGCCAGGCCCGGCAGGAAGTCGAACAGGAACTGCATCGGCGCTTCCCCTTCCTGACGTGGGCACCGGTCCTCTTCGCTTCCGCAGCACATCCCGATTCGCTTGGCCAGCTCTTTCCGACTATCGATCGGGTGTTCGCGGCATTCTCAAAACGGATCCCGACCGGCGCCTTGAACAAGTTCCTCCAGGAGATCCTCTCCACCCACCCCCTGCCGGTGCGGAAAGGCAAACCGACGAAAATCACGAAGTCAGCCTTCATGACCCAGGTCGCGATACAACCACCCGTCTTCGCGTTGTTTGTCGGGCACCCGGACAATATCACGCCCTCCTACCTCCGCTTTCTCGAGAACCAAGTCCGCGAGGAATATGGATTCGAGGGAACCCCGATTCGCCTCTTGGTTCGCAAGAAATAGCCGGTTCAATTTCCGCCACCACCACACTCTCTTTGTGCGCCACCCGACTCTAGACATCACGTTGTGATCGGTATTCGTAGGATAGTCACGCTTCCTGGAGTTTTGCCACAGGTGCAACTCTTGCACAGTCCTGAAGCATTTCCTCGAAAGGATGCCTGTGTCACCCCTATTTCCTGAAAGCCCTCTTCAGTGCCTACCAGAAGATCTCTTGACGGCGAACGAGGCAGTCTCACGGGGAACAGATACGATGCCACAATCCCTCCTCTCTTCCCCGGACTCTGGCATGATCGTGTTTTCTTCATCCGCTCGCATCCTGCATATGAATGGACCGGCTCGTGCA carries:
- the der gene encoding ribosome biogenesis GTPase Der codes for the protein MPRTKKSKNIPEETVAEETAPIRQTTAAHPPIVAIIGRPNVGKSTLFNRMLGKRTAIVDDVPGVTRDRNYADGTYRNRPYRLVDTGGLDPTASESMLILIKRQSELAIAEADILILLMDGRTGLTTPDLAVVRLLRGTTKPLFIVVNKIDTPKVEPLVADFYQLGTDTLYPISAEHGIGVSDLLDALYPLLPVPDENPEKTTMPRIAVVGRPNVGKSTLVNAVLGEDRVVVSDVPGTTRDSIDSIALHQGRNYLFTDTAGIRRRGKIDRGIEGYSVVRSHLAIGRSDLGVLLLDATEGVTEQDTKIAGIIIKQGRACFLLVNKWDLREGDSQARQEVEQELHRRFPFLTWAPVLFASAAHPDSLGQLFPTIDRVFAAFSKRIPTGALNKFLQEILSTHPLPVRKGKPTKITKSAFMTQVAIQPPVFALFVGHPDNITPSYLRFLENQVREEYGFEGTPIRLLVRKK